TTACACCGGCAGTATTTTGTGGTGATTGGAGCGGGGTTGGGGTTTGGATTGGGAGCAGCGCAATCATGTATTGTGCAGTTGAGTAAAAGTCGGTTGGATGGGGATTAAAATTCCCATGATGGGAAAAGTTCTGCTACAGGTAAGGTAAAGCCTGGTACCACATCTTCGCCATCCAGAATATCGTTGATGCGTAGGAAGCTGTCCGGTTCAGGTTGGTGATAAACTAAAACAAACCGTTCTGCCGGGTGAATCACCCACACTAGCCGGGTTTGATTCTGGAAATATTCCTCAATTTTTTCGTGCATTTCCGCAACCGTATTGCCAGGCGATAGAATCTCTACTACCAAGTCTGGCGATCCAGCAAAAAAACCGTGGAATGGTTGAGTGAATCCCTGTAATCTTTCCCGCCTGACAAACGCAATGTCCGGAGAACGCCGGTTGCCGCTTTTAAGAGTAAATGCCGTGCTACCATCGCAAACAATCCCTAGCTTGTGGCGCCGGACATAGATGGCTAGACATCCGCCCAGATAGGCCCCAATTTCGCCATGTGCCATCCCAGCGCTCCCCATGTCTACTAACTCCCCATTTACTAACTCGTAACGATGCCCATCCTGGGGTAACGCCAGCCATTCCGCATCGGTCCATTCCCGAGCGCCTGCAACAGCAACCATGGTTTTCCTCTCAATCGCTAGCTCGGGTTACAAATTCACCACATACGCATCCTGAATCCCCTGCACTTGCAGCACTTTTTCCACTACACCATCGGGCAAGGGATCGTCCACGCTTAATACCATCACTGCATCGCCGCGCACCAGTTTTCGCCCAACCTGCATACTGGCGATGTTGACATTCAAATTGCCCAGCAGGGAACCAATCTTACCAATGATGCCGGGCATATCCTGGTGCAAGGTGATGAGCATGTAGCGGGTGGGCGCGACGCTGATGGGAAAACCGTCAATGCTCGTAATGCGCAATTCTCCCGTGCCTAACAACGCGCCGGCCACGCTGTGTCCCCCTTGACTGCCTTGGGCGGTGACAACCAATGACCCGCTGTAGTCCCGCACCGATTCATCCCGGGTTTCTACGACTCGAATGCCGCGTTCTTTGGCTTCGATGGCTGCGTTGACATAGTTGACTCGCTCCTGTAGGGCCGGTCCCAGTAACCCTTTGATGGCAGCAATCACCACCGGCTGGCTGGCTTGGTTAGCTAACTCCCCTTGCAGCCGCACTTCTAGGGTTTCCACCCGCCCCCCAGCCAATTGTCCTGCTAGGTTGCCGAGAATTTCTGCCAGTTCCAGATATGGCTTTAACCGGGTTAATACATCGGCGCTTAGACCGGGGATATTCACCGCCGAACGGGCCGGCAACCCCAGCAACACATCGCGAATTTGCTCGGCAACATCAGTGGCCACGTTGCTCTGGGCTTCGACCGTGGAAGCGCCTAGGTGGGGCGTTAAAACCACCTCCTTGCCCAGGAGTAACAAGGGACTGTTCACCGGCGGCTCTTGTTCAAACACGTCCAAAGCGGCGCCGGCAATCCGACCTTCCCGCAAGGCATCCACCAACGCCACTTCGTCAATCAAACCACCCCGCGCACAGTTAATGATCCGGGTGGTGGGTTTCATCTTTTTGAAACTCTCTCGGTTGATGAGATGGGTCGTGTCGGGTGTTTTGGGAATGTGCAGCGTGATGTAATCCGCTTCCCGTAAGAGAATGTCTAATTCCACCAACGTGCAGCCCAACTGTTCGGCTCGTTCCTTAGCAATGTAGGGGTCGTAGGCCAGCAGTCGCATTCCCATCGCCCGCGCAATCGTCGCCACGTGCGAACCAATTTTCCCCAACCCAATAATGCCCAGGGTTTTTTTGTACACCTCTACCCCGACAAATTCCTTGCGGTTCCACGCGCCACTTTTGACGCTCTGGTCTGCCTGGGGAATAAAGCGAGACAGGGCCAGCATCAGGGCAATCGTGTGCTCGGCAGCAGCAATAGTGTTGCCTTCGGGAGAATTGACCACCACAATCCCCTGGCGCGTAGCCGCTGCAACGTCAATGTTGTCCACGCCAACCCCGGCTCGGCCAATGATTTTGAGATTGCGCCCGGCAGCAATGATGTCCGCTGTGACTTTGGTGGCCGAGCGCACCATCAACGCGTCGTACTCGCCAATACACGCCTGTAATTCTGCTGGGGTAAGGTCATGGCGCTGGTCTACTTGGGCTACCTGGGCCAGAATCTCAATCCCAGCGGGGTCAATCGGTTCCGTTACCAGTACACGGGGCATAGGCATTCCGCACAAGCATATTCTCATTTAATGTACCCCGCTTAAGGCAGCATCTCCAACCTGCGTGAGACCAATGTGACGAGGAATGTTCGCGCTACAATAGAAAACTACTCGTCATCCGGTTGGGTTTGGGAATAGCTGCATGATTCATCATCACTCTGGCAGTCAGAGAGGGAGGCGTATTCTTGTCCGAATTGGTTTACCCAAACGCGCCGGTACATACCATCACCCTAACCAACGGGTTACAGGTGGTTTATCACTACCAGCCGACCGCAGTGGTGGCGATTGAGTTTTGGGTACGGGCGGGGGCGGCAGTCGAACCGGCGGTTTACAATGGCTTGGCCCATGCCCTAGAACACATGGTGTTTCGCGGCAGTGAGCAATTTCCCGCAGGCGCTTTCGACCGTTTGATCGAACAGCATGGCGGTTTGACCAATGCAGCGACCAGCCAGGATTACGCCCACTACTATGTCCTGACGTCACTAGACCACTGGCGCGAGAGTTTGATAGCTTTGGCGGATGTGTTGCTGCGACCGAATTTGGCGGCGGAGGCGTGGGAACAGGAACAGGCGGTGATTGCCGAAGAGCTGCGTCAGGCCCAAGACCATCCTGATTGGGTCGGCCAACAGGTGCTCTATCAACATTGCTATCCGGACCATCCCTACGGACGACCGATTTTGGGAACGGATGAAACGCTGGCGCGCATTACACCGGCCGTGTTGCAGCAGTTTCACCGGCAGTATTACCACCCTGGCAACATGGTGGTGGTAGTGGTAGGCGCTGTGCCTTGGGAACAGCTACTGGCAGTACTGGAGGAGGTTTGTCCAGGTTCCCAGGAAACGCAAGCAACCACGCCCCGTCTGGCTGCTCCGCCATGGGTGCAACCGGTGTACCGCCAACTCGTCTGGCCCCAAGCAGAACAGGGACGGCTGTGGTGGGTATGGCAGGTGCCAGAAACGCAGGATGCCGCGACGGGCTGGGGATTGGATTTGCTGGCCGCCATTTTGACGGGGGGACGGTTGGCCCGCTTGACCCAACGCTTGCGGGAGGAATGGGGATGGGTGCAGGACATTGACGCCTGTTACCAACACCAACTGGCTGGGGGGCACTGGCAACTAACCGCCTGGTTGAACGAGGGAGT
This DNA window, taken from Gloeomargarita sp. SKYB120, encodes the following:
- a CDS encoding Uma2 family endonuclease; this translates as MVAVAGAREWTDAEWLALPQDGHRYELVNGELVDMGSAGMAHGEIGAYLGGCLAIYVRRHKLGIVCDGSTAFTLKSGNRRSPDIAFVRRERLQGFTQPFHGFFAGSPDLVVEILSPGNTVAEMHEKIEEYFQNQTRLVWVIHPAERFVLVYHQPEPDSFLRINDILDGEDVVPGFTLPVAELFPSWEF
- the serA gene encoding phosphoglycerate dehydrogenase, which produces MPRVLVTEPIDPAGIEILAQVAQVDQRHDLTPAELQACIGEYDALMVRSATKVTADIIAAGRNLKIIGRAGVGVDNIDVAAATRQGIVVVNSPEGNTIAAAEHTIALMLALSRFIPQADQSVKSGAWNRKEFVGVEVYKKTLGIIGLGKIGSHVATIARAMGMRLLAYDPYIAKERAEQLGCTLVELDILLREADYITLHIPKTPDTTHLINRESFKKMKPTTRIINCARGGLIDEVALVDALREGRIAGAALDVFEQEPPVNSPLLLLGKEVVLTPHLGASTVEAQSNVATDVAEQIRDVLLGLPARSAVNIPGLSADVLTRLKPYLELAEILGNLAGQLAGGRVETLEVRLQGELANQASQPVVIAAIKGLLGPALQERVNYVNAAIEAKERGIRVVETRDESVRDYSGSLVVTAQGSQGGHSVAGALLGTGELRITSIDGFPISVAPTRYMLITLHQDMPGIIGKIGSLLGNLNVNIASMQVGRKLVRGDAVMVLSVDDPLPDGVVEKVLQVQGIQDAYVVNL
- a CDS encoding insulinase family protein, encoding MSELVYPNAPVHTITLTNGLQVVYHYQPTAVVAIEFWVRAGAAVEPAVYNGLAHALEHMVFRGSEQFPAGAFDRLIEQHGGLTNAATSQDYAHYYVLTSLDHWRESLIALADVLLRPNLAAEAWEQEQAVIAEELRQAQDHPDWVGQQVLYQHCYPDHPYGRPILGTDETLARITPAVLQQFHRQYYHPGNMVVVVVGAVPWEQLLAVLEEVCPGSQETQATTPRLAAPPWVQPVYRQLVWPQAEQGRLWWVWQVPETQDAATGWGLDLLAAILTGGRLARLTQRLREEWGWVQDIDACYQHQLAGGHWQLTAWLNEGVCPEQVQEVIAAEMLALQHHPVSPDELRRAKRQLLHAYTFAMETPQQMAQLYGYYHYVGWLEQGMQYRDRLSQFDPESLQQLACRYLHPEQAVRLWLQPGVAV